In Marasmius oreades isolate 03SP1 chromosome 1, whole genome shotgun sequence, one DNA window encodes the following:
- a CDS encoding uncharacterized protein (CAZy:GT2_Chitin_synth), with amino-acid sequence MDYSGGERRPPRAARPPGSSQPTSPSTSPYPESPVPRGVSFQKVERGDRTEALDHHRQRTIPSAYHSQLLPGDQDQETGGLDGRVLRKKSLVRPDREKIEPGHRQWHYRSHVAQAEAEGNARVGVYPSTTGNYPQAGLRRGRSLLAREEDIPESGLSIFKRGPTLLRRKSTTSSTQMPMLDQENKSRSCLGDFAPGPKGPWMVYCYILTCCIPPFVMRACGLRSAEQQRAWREKMGLVSIILVLMAGVGFLTFGFTEAVCGDPPKRFHGGAVGPFNIDVGFVVIHGYNYNLTNWIHPKAGSTFDGTTNPLNLYQGLGGNDASFLFQNVNKNCYGLITKASNSTITGSGGNLDWYFPCNIFNTAGSRGANYTNYESPKMCHTTPLARSQLSLFSPSGQVYYTWDDVRHGGRNLAVYESNVIDLSLLQWLSKAQVNYPAVFDEIQSPNETYQGKDLTMMFMRTKQKTLGRCLQDIATVGYIDTQTIGCVASSVVLYLSLVFIVGVVLIRFGLAVYFQWFVSWRLGNFPRETYEQRMQRSAEIENWSNNIYTPAPSEYRPNVNKSGLNKPRKSFLPSTSRFTPAENVLKPGQRPTTAYSMMDSSSSGNWKQSMNPKKTGSDTSSVRQSRNTMSFPQDGFIRGSFAESQCPFPLHGVVPQPPPDYEPFNFPLAHTICLVTAYSESVEGLRTTLDSLATTDYPNSHKLILVIADGMVKGDGNTLTTPEICLGMMKELVIPANEVEPHSYVAIADGHKRHNMAKVYGGWYDYDDATVERSKQQRVPIVLVAKCGNPLEADDPKPGNRGKRDSQIVLMAFLQKVMFDERMTTFEYEFFNNIWRVTGVSPDHYELVLCVDADTKVFPDGVTRMVSCMIHDPEIMGVCGETKIANKAETFVTMMQVFEYYISHHMTKAFESMFGGVTCLPGCFSMYRIKAPKGDTGYWVPILANPDIVEHYSENVVDTLHKKNLLLLGEDRYLTTLMLKTFPKRKNMFCPQAVCKTVVPDTFRVLLSQRRRWINSTIHNLAELLLVRDLCGTFCFSMQFVVGMELAGTLVLPAAIAFTLYLIIVSIIPGGTDTTIPLILLAFVLGLPGILIVITSKKVAYIGWMLVYLLSLPIWNGILPAYAFWHFDDFSWGQTRKVAGDKGGNHGDKEGEFDSSHIIMKRWAEFERERRWKSGTQSRDDSLYQGNKRHSLVSNFDYHPASLNGGFDSSTVDSAAFSPRQRHDSNALLMLPAPLAVNRNPMSSASSVGGPRSSEDVSDNGSGHGSQTNLRLVPSFQSQSDYDSSSPLPRYSSPGVQYDSPTSRSSPAPNPFYSQVQVHSPGLYDETGPTYGNDSDSEAHSPHRGARGVRLMDSGPVPGPDGVRRVSRTGGRRQSSQNRYSRNSATYGLPPGAAPPQSGGGGYAS; translated from the exons ATGGACTATTCAGGTGGGGAACGTCGTCCTCCTAGGGCAGCTCGACCCCCGGGCTCCTCACAACCAACCAGTCCATCCACATCACCGTATCCAGAGTCGCCCGTTCCTCGAGGCGTTTCCTTTCAAAAAGTCGAACGTGGCGACCGGACGGAAGCTCTTGATCATCACCGCCAGCGGACTATACCATCCGCTTACCACAGCCAGCTATTGCCTGGTGACCAGGATCAAGAGACAGGTGGCTTGGATGGGAGGGtcttgaggaagaagagtctTGTTCGTCCAGATCGTGAAAAAATTGAACCAGGACATCGACAGTGGCATTATCGTAGCCATGTTGCTCAAGCAGAGGCAGAGGGAAATGCTCGCGTTGGAGTTTATCCGTCTA CTACGGGCAACTATCCCCAGGCTGGTTTGCGACGTGGACGATCTCTTCTTGCACGAGAAGAGGATATCCCCGAATCTGGCCTTTCTATCTTCAAACGAGGTCCCACACTACTTCGCAGAAAATCGACAACTTCTTCGACTCAGATGCCAATGCTCGATCAAGAGAATAAGAGCCGAAGCTGCTTGGGTGATTTTGCGCCAGGACCCAAAGGCCCTTGGATGGTTTATTGCTATATTCTAACCTGCTGTATCCCGCCCTTCGTGATGAGAGCATGCG GTCTTCGCAGTGCAGAACAACAACGTGCATGGCGGGAGAAGATGGGTCTAGTCAGCATCATTCTTGTCCTAATGGCTGGTGTAGGTTTCCTCACTTTCGGTTTCACGGAAGCCGTCTGTGGCGACCCTCCTAAACGCTTCCATGGAGGTGCTGTCGGTCCATTCAATATTGACGTTGGTTTTGTGGTCATCCACGGTTACAATTACAACTTGACCAATTGGATCCACCCGAAGGCCGGCTCCACTTTCGATGGAACCACGAACCCTTTGAATCTTTATCAGGGACTGGGAGGCAACGACGCATCTTTCCTATTCCAGAACGTCAATAAGAATTGCTACGGACTCATCACGAAGGCCTCGAATTCTACCATCACTGGCAGCGGCGGAAACCTCGATTGGTATTTCCCATGCAACATCTTCAATACTGCGGGGAGCCGTGGCGCTAACTATACAAATTATGAAAGCCCCAAGATGTGTCATACTACGCCGCTAGCCAGGTCGCAGCTTTCTCTATTTAGCCCGTCAGGTCAAGTTTATTACACTTGGGATGATGTTCGTCACGGTGGTCGCAATCTTGCCGTTTACGAGTC AAATGTCATCGACCTCAGTCTGCTCCAGTGGCTCAGCAAAGCTCAAGTCAACTACCCCGCTGTTTTCGACGAAATACAAAGCCCGAACGAAACCTACCAGGGCAAAGATCTGACCATGATGTTTATGCGTACTAAGCAGAAAACCCTTGGTCGTTGTCTGCAGGACATTGCGACAGTTGGTTACATCGACACCCAAACTATCGGCTGCGTCGCTTCTTCTGTTGTTCTCTACCTTTCTCTTGTCTTCATCGTCGGAGTCGTCCTCATTCGTTTCGGCTTGGCTGTTTACTTCCAGTGGTTCGTCTCGTGGAGGCTTGGAAACTTCCCTCGAGAGACGTATGAACAACGAATGCAGCGTTCGGCGGAGATCGAGAACTGGTCAAACAACATCTATACACCTGCTCCGAGCGAGTATCGACCGAACGTGAACAAGAGCGGTCTTAACAAACCCAGGAAGAGCTTCTTACCTTCCACTTCGCGATTCACTCCTGCCGAAAATGTTTTGAAGCCTGGGCAGAGACCCACCACTGCATACAGCATGATGGATTCTTCCTCATCCGGTAATTGGAAGCAATCCATGAATCCGAAGAAGACTGGTTCTGATACTTCCAGTGTCCGACAATCGAGGAACACGATGTCGTTCCCACAAGACGGCTTTATTCGAGGTTCATTTGCCGAGAGTCAGTGTCCTTTCCCACTGCACGGTGTTGTTCCACAGCCTCCTCCCGATTACGAGCCGTTCAACTTCCCACTCGCTCACACGATATGCCTCGTCACTGCATACTCCGAGTCTGTGGAAGGTTTACGCACTACGTTGGATTCTCTTGCAACTACCGATTACCCCAACAGTCATAAGCTGATTCTCGTCATCGCTGATGGAATGGTCAAGGGTGACGGAAACACGTTGACGACACCCGAGATCTGTTTAGGCATGATGAAGGAATTGGTCATCCCTGCCAATGAGGTGGAGCCCCATTCATATGTGGCCATCGCTGATGGCCATAAGCGACACAACATGGCCAAGGTATACGGTGGTTGGTACGATTATGACGACGCGACTGTTGAGCGGTCAAAACAGCAGCGTGTTCCGATCGTTCTGGTGGCCAAATGTGGTAACCCCCTAGAAGCGGATGACCCTAAACCTGGAAATCGAGGCAAGCGAGATAGTCAGATCGTTTTGATGGCTTTCTTGCAGAAAGTTATGTTCGATGAACGGATGACCACATTTGAGTACGAGTTCTTCAATAACATCTGGAGGGTCACGGGTGTCAGTCCGGATCATTACGAACTTGTGCTTTGTGTGGATGCAGATACGAAGGTTTTCCCGGATGGTGTTACGCGGATGGTTAGCTGCATGATCCACGATCCTGAGATCATGGGTGTTTGCGGAGAGACAAAGATTGCAAATAAAGCGGAAACCTTTGTGACCATGATGCAAG TGTTCGAGTACTACATTTCGCATCATATGACGAAGGCCTTCGAGTCTATGTTCGGTGGTGTTACCTGTTTGCCCGGATGCTTCAGTATGTACCGAATCAAGGCACCTAAAGGCGATACAGGATATTGGGTCCCCATTCTCGCAAATCCGGATATTGTGGAGCACTATTCCGAAAACGTTGTGGACACTCTTCACAAGAAGAATTTGCTCTTACTCGGTGAAGATCGATACCTGACCACGCTGATGCTGAAGACCTTCCCCAAGCGGAAGAACATGTTCTGCCCACAAGCGGTCTGTAAAACGGTGGTTCCCGACACATTCCGTGTTTTACTGTCTCAGCGTCGCCGATGGATCAACTCTACCATTCACAATCTTGCCGAACTTCTTCTTGTCCGAGACTTGTGTGGAACGTTCTGTTTCTCCATGCAATTCGTTGTTGGTATGGAGTTGGCGGGAACTCTAGTGTTACCGGCTGCCATTGCCTTCACCTTGTATCTGATCATTGTCTCAATTATTCCTGGAGGCACAGATACCACCATTCCCTTGATTCTGCTTGCCTTCGTCCTTGGTCTCCCTGGTATCCTGATCGTTATCACCTCGAAGAAGGTTGCCTATATCGGTTGGATGTTAGTTTATCTACTTTCTCTACCGATTTGGAACGGTATTCTACCTGCCTACGCGTTCTGGCACTTTGATGACTTCAGTTGGGGTCAGACGAGAAAGGTTGCTGGCGATAAAGGTGGGAATCATGGAGACAAGGAAGGAGAGTTCGATTCGAGTCATATCATCATGAAACGCTGGGCAGAGTTTGAACGTGagaggagatggaagagCGGGACACAGAGCAGGGACGATTCACTATATCAGGGAAA CAAACGCCACTCACTTGTGTCGAATTTCGACTATCATCCCGCCTCTTTGAATGGAGGCTTTGATAGCAGTACTGTGGATTCCGCCGCATTCTCGCCTCGACAAAGACACGATTCCAATGCGTTGTTAATGCTTCCCGCACCTTTGGCAGTCAACCGAAACCCAATGTCATCTGCATCTTCCGTTGGTGGGCCCAGGTCCAGCGAAGATGTTTCCGATAATGGATCTGGCCATGGCTCGCAAACCAATCTACGCCTTGTTCCAAGTTTCCAATCCCAATCTGATTACGATTCTTCGTCACCACTTCCTCGGTACTCCTCGCCAGGTGTACAGTATGATTCTCCGACCTCGCGATCGTCACCAGCACCCAATCCTTTCTACTCTCAAGTTCAGGTCCACAGTCCAGGTCTTTACGACGAAACTGGCCCGACCTATGGGAATGATTCGGATTCGGAGGCACATAGTCCCCATCGTGGTGCGAGGGGGGTCAGGCTGATGGATAGTGGCCCTGTTCCTGGCCCCGATGGCGTCAGAAGAGTATCGAGAACCGGAGGACGGAGGCAGTCCAGTCAGAACCGATATTCTAGGAACTCAGCGACGTATGGACTACCCCCAGGAGCAGCTCCTCCTCAATCTGGCGGTGGGGGTTATGCTAGCTAA